In Clostridium sp. DL-VIII, the following proteins share a genomic window:
- a CDS encoding zinc dependent phospholipase C family protein encodes MDTLEKSYSYVFKGILKAVNPIKKKIIKTECKVHKFINVQAVIILKNDGHIEAHKLMNLYIDDINAGVVWADQDLKSNNHFYNPHKDKGLYGSSNAKKECISYYAKALDDYFHGDIRSSMFYLGAACHLIQDLTVPQHANVNLLDNHRSYENWVIRMHIHYDEFKIKEGGIYFNSLNQYIISNSKRAINIYRKHSHVKNRSVRFRLITSRILTMAEATTAGLMFKFYRDIEEIKSIRITKQKNSFEDIIRRLIG; translated from the coding sequence ATGGATACTCTAGAAAAATCTTATTCATATGTATTTAAAGGCATATTAAAAGCTGTAAATCCTATAAAGAAAAAAATAATAAAGACTGAGTGTAAAGTTCATAAATTCATAAATGTTCAGGCCGTAATAATATTAAAAAATGATGGACATATAGAAGCGCATAAACTTATGAACTTATATATAGATGATATAAATGCAGGAGTAGTTTGGGCTGATCAAGATCTAAAAAGCAATAATCATTTTTATAATCCACATAAGGACAAAGGACTATATGGAAGCAGCAATGCAAAAAAGGAATGCATATCATACTACGCAAAAGCTCTTGATGATTATTTTCATGGTGATATTAGAAGTTCGATGTTCTATTTAGGGGCAGCTTGTCATTTAATTCAAGACTTGACAGTTCCACAGCATGCTAACGTTAATTTATTAGATAATCACAGAAGTTATGAGAATTGGGTAATTAGAATGCATATACATTATGATGAATTCAAAATAAAAGAAGGAGGAATATATTTTAATTCTTTAAATCAATATATTATTTCTAATAGCAAAAGAGCTATAAATATATATAGGAAGCATTCTCATGTGAAAAACAGGAGTGTAAGGTTTCGTCTGATTACTTCGAGGATACTAACAATGGCTGAGGCTACCACTGCAGGTTTAATGTTTAAATTTTATAGAGACATAGAAGAAATTAAGTCCATTAGAATTACTAAGCAGAAAAATTCCTTTGAGGATATTATAAGGAGATTAATAGGTTAA